One region of Intestinimonas massiliensis (ex Afouda et al. 2020) genomic DNA includes:
- a CDS encoding EFR1 family ferrodoxin (N-terminal region resembles flavodoxins. C-terminal ferrodoxin region binds two 4Fe-4S clusters.), whose amino-acid sequence MEIQRVWAAYFSPTGTTEKIVTHLAEHLAKPIEHPVLYFDFTLPPARQEAKRFLKSDLVVFGVPVYAGRVPNVLLKYLNTLEGNGAQAVPVVLFGNRNYDEALKELRNLLELRGFQTVAAGAFVGEHAFSYTLGKGRPDYADLSVASEFARRIFAVLRTGQVISPVRLDNEGPLGGYYQPRDQDGNPIDIRKVRPKTRDTCTDCGYCAQICPMGSIDPADVRNFINICIKCGACIKKCPVEARYYDDESYLYHKHDLETTYARRAEPTVFV is encoded by the coding sequence ATGGAAATTCAACGTGTCTGGGCAGCCTACTTCAGCCCGACAGGCACTACGGAAAAGATCGTCACCCACCTTGCCGAGCACCTTGCCAAGCCCATCGAGCATCCGGTGCTGTATTTTGACTTCACACTGCCCCCGGCCCGGCAGGAGGCAAAACGCTTCTTGAAATCCGATCTGGTGGTATTCGGCGTGCCGGTATATGCCGGCCGCGTCCCCAACGTATTGCTCAAGTACCTGAACACCCTGGAGGGAAACGGCGCCCAGGCAGTGCCGGTGGTCCTGTTCGGCAACCGCAATTACGATGAGGCCCTGAAAGAGCTGCGCAACCTGCTGGAGCTCCGCGGCTTCCAGACCGTGGCGGCAGGCGCCTTTGTAGGCGAGCACGCCTTTTCCTACACCCTGGGAAAGGGCAGGCCGGATTACGCCGACCTGTCTGTGGCCTCGGAGTTCGCCCGCCGCATCTTTGCCGTCCTGCGCACCGGCCAGGTCATCTCCCCGGTACGGCTGGACAACGAGGGACCGCTGGGCGGCTATTACCAGCCCCGGGATCAGGACGGCAACCCCATCGACATCCGCAAGGTGCGCCCCAAGACCCGGGACACCTGCACCGACTGCGGCTACTGCGCCCAGATCTGTCCGATGGGCTCCATCGACCCGGCGGACGTGCGGAATTTTATCAACATCTGCATCAAATGCGGAGCCTGTATCAAAAAATGTCCCGTGGAGGCCCGGTACTACGACGACGAGAGCTACCTATACCACAAGCACGATCTGGAGACGACCTACGCCCGACGGGCGGAGCCCACCGTATTCGTCTGA
- a CDS encoding bifunctional 3,4-dihydroxy-2-butanone-4-phosphate synthase/GTP cyclohydrolase II, whose product MFPYNTIEEALEELRQGRLILVTDDPDRENEGDLICAAQFATTENVNFMATHAKGLICMPMSAAYIQKLQFPQMVSHNTDNHETAFTVSIDHVSTTTGISAAERSVTALKCVEEDARPEDFRRPGHMFPLLAKPHGVLERSGHTEATVDLCRLAGLKECGLCCEIMREDGTMMRASELQQKAAEWGLKFITIRDLQSYRKRHEKLVEQVAVTRLPTKYGDFTACGYRNRLNGEHHVALVKGEIGDGENLLCRVHSECLTGDTFGSRRCDCGEQLAAAMTQIQQEGRGVLLYMRQEGRGIGLLNKLKAYALQDQGLDTLEANLALGFAGDLREYFIGAQILHDLGARTLRLLTNNPDKVYQLADYGLEIVERVPIQMEATQDDLFYLQTKQHRMGHILNY is encoded by the coding sequence ATGTTTCCGTACAACACCATTGAAGAGGCCCTGGAGGAGCTCCGGCAGGGGCGTCTGATCCTGGTCACCGACGACCCGGACCGGGAGAATGAGGGGGACCTCATCTGCGCCGCCCAGTTCGCCACCACGGAGAACGTCAACTTCATGGCCACCCACGCCAAGGGGCTCATCTGCATGCCCATGTCGGCGGCGTACATCCAGAAGCTGCAGTTTCCCCAGATGGTCTCCCACAACACCGACAACCACGAAACCGCCTTTACTGTCTCCATCGACCACGTCTCCACCACCACCGGCATCTCCGCCGCCGAGCGGTCGGTCACCGCCCTGAAGTGCGTGGAGGAGGACGCCCGGCCGGAGGATTTCCGCCGCCCCGGCCACATGTTCCCTCTGCTGGCCAAGCCTCACGGCGTGCTGGAGCGCAGCGGCCACACCGAGGCCACGGTGGACCTGTGCCGGCTGGCAGGGCTGAAGGAGTGCGGGCTGTGCTGCGAGATCATGCGGGAGGACGGCACCATGATGCGCGCCTCCGAGCTGCAGCAGAAGGCAGCGGAGTGGGGGCTGAAGTTCATCACCATCCGGGATCTGCAGAGCTATCGCAAGCGCCACGAGAAGCTGGTGGAGCAGGTGGCCGTCACCCGGCTTCCCACCAAGTACGGCGACTTTACCGCCTGCGGCTACCGCAACAGACTCAACGGCGAGCACCATGTGGCTCTGGTCAAGGGGGAGATCGGGGACGGAGAGAACCTCCTGTGCCGGGTCCACTCCGAGTGCCTCACCGGGGACACCTTCGGCTCCCGGCGGTGCGACTGCGGGGAGCAGCTCGCCGCCGCCATGACCCAGATTCAGCAGGAGGGCCGGGGCGTGCTGCTCTACATGCGGCAGGAGGGCCGGGGCATCGGGCTGCTGAACAAGCTGAAGGCCTACGCCCTCCAGGACCAGGGTCTGGACACCCTGGAGGCCAATCTGGCCCTGGGCTTCGCCGGAGACCTGCGGGAATACTTCATCGGGGCCCAGATCCTCCACGATCTGGGGGCCAGGACCCTGCGGCTGCTGACCAACAACCCGGACAAGGTCTATCAGCTTGCCGACTACGGACTGGAGATCGTGGAGCGGGTCCCCATCCAGATGGAGGCCACCCAGGACGACCTGTTCTATCTGCAGACCAAGCAGCACCGCATGGGCCACATTCTGAATTATTAA
- a CDS encoding RNHCP domain-containing protein, with protein sequence MNREHKRKQYETGYYKTHPCREGFTCKVCGRPVTPAGAGSDHRNHCPNCLSSLHVDVEPGDRVSDCGGIMDPVAVWVRRGGEWAVIHRCRRCGALSSNRVAADDNPMKLMSIAMKPLGHPPFPLERIEEMTALMGGDGCLRTVGGTP encoded by the coding sequence ATGAACCGTGAACACAAGCGCAAGCAATACGAGACCGGTTACTATAAGACTCACCCCTGCCGCGAAGGCTTTACCTGCAAGGTCTGCGGGCGGCCCGTGACCCCCGCCGGGGCGGGCAGCGACCACCGCAACCACTGTCCCAACTGCCTTTCCAGCCTCCATGTGGACGTGGAGCCCGGAGATCGGGTCTCCGACTGCGGCGGCATCATGGACCCCGTGGCCGTCTGGGTCCGCAGGGGGGGCGAGTGGGCCGTCATCCACCGCTGCCGCCGCTGTGGCGCCCTCTCGTCCAACCGGGTGGCCGCCGACGACAACCCCATGAAGCTGATGAGCATCGCCATGAAGCCCCTGGGTCACCCCCCCTTCCCCCTGGAGCGCATCGAGGAGATGACCGCGCTCATGGGCGGAGACGGCTGCCTCCGGACTGTAGGAGGGACGCCATGA
- a CDS encoding GNAT family N-acetyltransferase: MNIRLEEPRDFSAVERLTREAFWNKYRPGCSEHYVLHQFRSRPEFVRELDCVLEEDGQIAAHIMYSRAEIAADDGRTIPILVFGPVSVHPERQGRGLGSKLIRFTLEKAQALGCGAVAITGDPGYYARFGFAGGHSRGIYYAGLPRGEEAPFFLVKELRPGFLTGVTGTYRDPEGYRVADADVDAFDRTFPPKEKKKLPGQLN, from the coding sequence ATGAACATCCGTCTGGAGGAGCCCCGCGACTTTTCCGCGGTAGAGCGCCTGACCCGGGAGGCATTTTGGAACAAGTACCGTCCCGGATGCTCGGAGCACTATGTCCTGCACCAATTCCGCAGCCGTCCGGAATTTGTGCGTGAACTGGACTGCGTGCTGGAGGAGGACGGACAGATTGCCGCCCATATTATGTACAGCCGCGCCGAGATCGCGGCTGACGACGGGCGGACCATCCCCATTCTGGTCTTCGGTCCGGTCAGCGTCCATCCGGAGCGCCAGGGCCGTGGGCTGGGCAGCAAGCTGATCCGCTTTACCCTGGAGAAGGCGCAGGCGCTGGGCTGTGGAGCCGTAGCCATTACCGGCGATCCGGGCTATTATGCCCGCTTCGGCTTTGCCGGCGGTCATTCCAGGGGCATCTACTATGCCGGCCTTCCCCGTGGGGAGGAGGCGCCCTTCTTCCTGGTCAAGGAGCTGCGGCCCGGATTCCTGACAGGCGTCACCGGCACCTACCGGGACCCGGAGGGCTACCGGGTGGCGGACGCCGATGTGGACGCCTTCGACCGGACCTTTCCGCCCAAGGAAAAGAAGAAATTGCCGGGGCAGCTAAATTAG
- the ribD gene encoding bifunctional diaminohydroxyphosphoribosylaminopyrimidine deaminase/5-amino-6-(5-phosphoribosylamino)uracil reductase RibD: MKDSDYMRLALELAQRGQGWTSPNPMVGAVIVKEGRIIGRGWHARCGALHAERHALQNCAESPQGAVLYVTLEPCCHHGRQPPCTEAILASGIARVVAGSGDPNPLVAGKGLELLRKNGVAVETGVLEAECQALNQVFFHFIRTRRPYVVMKYAMTLDGKIATRTGASQWITGEAARRRVHQDRHRCTAILAGVGTVLADDPLLTCRMEGGKNPLRVICDTRLRAPLTSRIVQTARAVPTILATACGDAARRAPYEAAGCRVWVLPARDGHVDLDVLMERLGAADIDSVLLEGGGTLNWSALEAGIVQKVQAYIAPKLFGGAEAPSPVMGRGAALPAQAVRLKNTVVTPVGEDFLWESEVDGPVYGNR; this comes from the coding sequence ATGAAGGACAGCGACTATATGCGTCTGGCCCTGGAGCTGGCACAGCGGGGCCAGGGCTGGACGTCCCCCAACCCGATGGTGGGCGCCGTCATCGTCAAGGAGGGCCGGATCATCGGCCGGGGCTGGCATGCCCGGTGCGGTGCCCTCCACGCCGAGCGCCACGCCCTGCAAAACTGCGCGGAATCCCCCCAGGGGGCGGTTCTGTACGTGACGCTGGAGCCCTGCTGCCATCACGGCCGGCAGCCCCCCTGCACCGAGGCGATCCTGGCGTCCGGGATCGCCCGGGTGGTGGCCGGCTCCGGCGACCCCAATCCCCTGGTGGCGGGCAAGGGACTGGAGCTCCTGCGGAAAAACGGCGTGGCGGTGGAGACCGGCGTGCTGGAGGCCGAGTGCCAGGCCCTGAACCAGGTGTTTTTCCACTTTATTCGGACCCGGCGGCCCTATGTGGTCATGAAATATGCCATGACCCTGGACGGAAAAATCGCCACCCGCACCGGGGCCTCCCAGTGGATCACTGGGGAGGCCGCCCGGCGGCGGGTCCATCAGGACCGGCACCGCTGCACCGCCATTCTGGCGGGGGTGGGTACCGTGCTGGCGGACGATCCCCTGCTCACCTGCCGGATGGAGGGAGGCAAAAATCCCCTGCGGGTGATTTGCGATACGCGGCTGCGCGCCCCCCTGACCAGCCGGATCGTTCAAACGGCCCGGGCCGTTCCCACCATCCTGGCCACCGCCTGCGGGGACGCGGCCCGGCGCGCCCCTTACGAGGCCGCCGGATGCCGGGTCTGGGTCCTCCCCGCCCGGGACGGCCATGTGGACCTGGACGTCCTGATGGAGCGGCTGGGCGCCGCGGACATCGACAGCGTGCTGCTGGAGGGCGGCGGTACGCTGAACTGGTCGGCGCTGGAGGCTGGAATCGTCCAGAAGGTCCAGGCGTACATCGCCCCCAAGCTCTTCGGCGGGGCGGAGGCCCCGTCTCCGGTGATGGGGCGGGGCGCAGCCCTCCCCGCCCAGGCCGTACGGCTGAAAAACACCGTCGTTACCCCCGTCGGGGAAGATTTTTTATGGGAAAGCGAGGTGGACGGCCCTGTTTACGGGAATCGTTGA
- a CDS encoding acetyl-CoA hydrolase/transferase family protein, with translation MDRWTKMYQEKRKTPEEVAKLFHAGDICLSNGQITEPIAILHALADRAEREGLTGIRHYLLLPMRNQKYMAAGMEAHIRHVSHFVSGFDREAIWEGRSDYLPSHYSQVPVLWKQVLEGPDVFYCTVSPMDRHGYFSCGTAADLSEIRKKAGRLFLEVNPTMPRTFGSHIHISEVDALVESDLPITEVPPAPISKDDQIIGGMIAQEICDGATLQLGIGGIPNAVAQALMDKRDLGIHSEMFCDSIVDLTNAGVITNDRKKIHRGKTIVTFTFGARSTYDFIDDNPGVEFLPVDYVNDPFVIAQNDNVISINSCMEIDLFGQVCSETIGPKNFSGAGGQVDFIRGAAASKGGKSFLAFKSAAKNDTISKIKPVLTEGSCVTTTRNDVDYIVTEQGMVRLKGLTCSERAKALIGIAHPNFREELTRAAQKMHLIV, from the coding sequence ATGGATCGTTGGACCAAGATGTACCAGGAGAAACGTAAGACGCCGGAGGAAGTCGCCAAGCTCTTCCACGCGGGGGACATCTGCCTGAGCAACGGACAGATCACGGAGCCCATCGCCATCCTGCACGCCCTGGCGGACCGGGCGGAGCGGGAGGGGCTGACGGGGATCCGGCACTACCTGCTGCTGCCCATGCGGAACCAGAAGTACATGGCGGCGGGAATGGAAGCCCACATCCGGCACGTCTCCCACTTTGTCAGCGGGTTTGACCGGGAGGCCATCTGGGAGGGGCGGTCTGATTACCTGCCCAGCCACTACAGCCAGGTGCCCGTACTGTGGAAGCAGGTGCTGGAGGGGCCGGACGTGTTCTACTGCACGGTCTCGCCCATGGACCGGCATGGGTACTTCAGTTGCGGCACCGCCGCCGATCTGAGCGAGATCCGCAAAAAGGCCGGGCGCCTGTTTCTGGAGGTCAATCCCACCATGCCGCGCACCTTCGGCAGCCACATCCACATCTCGGAAGTGGATGCGCTGGTGGAAAGCGACCTGCCCATCACCGAGGTGCCCCCCGCCCCCATCAGCAAGGACGACCAGATCATCGGCGGCATGATCGCCCAGGAGATCTGCGACGGGGCCACCCTCCAACTGGGCATCGGGGGCATCCCCAACGCCGTGGCCCAGGCCCTGATGGACAAACGGGATCTGGGCATCCACAGCGAGATGTTCTGCGACAGCATCGTGGACCTGACCAACGCCGGGGTCATCACCAATGACCGCAAGAAGATCCACCGGGGCAAGACCATCGTCACGTTCACCTTCGGCGCGCGGAGCACCTATGACTTCATCGACGACAACCCGGGGGTGGAGTTCCTGCCTGTGGACTACGTCAACGACCCCTTCGTCATCGCGCAGAACGACAACGTCATCTCCATCAACTCCTGCATGGAGATCGACCTGTTCGGTCAGGTCTGCTCGGAGACCATCGGGCCGAAGAACTTCAGCGGGGCCGGCGGACAGGTGGACTTCATCCGTGGAGCCGCGGCGTCCAAGGGGGGCAAGTCCTTCCTGGCCTTCAAGTCCGCGGCCAAGAACGACACCATCTCCAAGATCAAGCCCGTCCTCACGGAGGGCTCCTGCGTCACCACCACCCGGAACGACGTGGATTACATCGTCACCGAGCAGGGCATGGTCCGCCTGAAGGGGCTGACCTGCTCCGAGCGCGCCAAGGCCCTCATCGGCATTGCACATCCCAACTTCCGCGAGGAACTCACCCGCGCCGCCCAGAAAATGCACCTCATCGTATGA
- a CDS encoding 4-hydroxyphenylacetate 3-hydroxylase N-terminal domain-containing protein, translated as MAIMTREQFQASIRARKPMNVWFLGEKVDDLTAFPPLAASFNAISKVYELHSHPDWVDLVTTKSALNGETVSIYNAPLASPADANKKTRAARALAEVIGCCTHRCTGSEAFAGLGPCTYDMDHDLGTNYYKRFMNFLDYVQKNDLSCTVTVTDVKGLRTLPPHKQPNKDSYIHVDEIRDDGIVVSGYKCNQTGILFAHEIIIVPTTNMKPEEKDFALACAIPSDTPGLTFVLGRTPQDKRFFEVGGDIEGIDLGKPYADHQALVYFDKVFVPNDRVFMCGETEYVGRLLSYFTAVHRLTAGGCKAGGVSALCGAASLITEMVGVQKAGHIKTKLTEMAMTAETVYALSLASGIEGFKHPSGFWIPNPLLSHTCKYNCTKMPFEAVRYARDIIAGFGETAPSELDMRSAGVGEICQAAFNPGNPNYDAFDRLRATRFIEHMVRGSNWTAMALHGGGNQEASTVMARAYTDWNHLQDMVKVATGIIKDPDKCDELISDIGKREGRICTTLDLPKAE; from the coding sequence ATGGCGATCATGACAAGGGAACAGTTCCAAGCCAGCATCCGTGCCCGAAAGCCCATGAACGTGTGGTTCCTGGGGGAGAAGGTTGACGATCTCACCGCATTCCCCCCACTGGCGGCCAGCTTCAACGCAATCTCCAAGGTCTATGAGCTCCACAGCCATCCCGACTGGGTGGACCTGGTCACCACAAAGTCCGCCCTGAACGGCGAGACGGTCAGCATCTACAACGCCCCTCTGGCCTCCCCTGCCGACGCCAACAAGAAGACCCGCGCCGCCCGCGCCCTGGCCGAGGTCATCGGCTGCTGCACTCACCGCTGCACCGGCTCCGAGGCGTTTGCCGGTCTGGGTCCCTGCACCTACGACATGGACCATGACCTGGGCACCAATTACTACAAGCGCTTTATGAACTTCCTGGACTATGTGCAGAAGAACGACCTGAGCTGCACCGTCACCGTTACCGACGTCAAGGGCCTGCGGACCCTCCCGCCCCACAAGCAGCCCAATAAGGACAGCTACATCCACGTGGATGAGATCCGGGATGACGGCATCGTCGTCAGCGGCTATAAGTGCAACCAGACCGGCATTCTGTTCGCCCACGAGATCATCATCGTTCCCACCACCAACATGAAGCCCGAGGAGAAGGACTTTGCGCTGGCGTGCGCCATCCCCTCCGACACTCCGGGCCTCACCTTCGTATTGGGCCGCACCCCGCAGGATAAGCGCTTCTTCGAAGTGGGCGGCGACATCGAGGGTATCGACCTGGGCAAGCCCTACGCGGACCACCAGGCCCTGGTCTACTTCGACAAGGTGTTCGTCCCCAATGACCGCGTGTTTATGTGCGGCGAGACCGAGTACGTGGGCCGGCTGCTCAGCTACTTCACAGCGGTGCACCGCCTGACCGCCGGGGGCTGTAAGGCGGGCGGCGTCTCCGCGCTGTGCGGTGCTGCCAGTCTCATCACCGAGATGGTGGGCGTGCAGAAGGCCGGTCACATCAAGACCAAGCTGACCGAGATGGCCATGACCGCCGAGACGGTCTACGCCCTGTCCCTGGCCTCCGGCATCGAAGGCTTCAAGCATCCCAGCGGCTTCTGGATTCCCAACCCGCTGCTGTCCCACACCTGCAAGTACAACTGCACCAAGATGCCCTTCGAGGCCGTCCGTTACGCCCGCGACATCATCGCCGGCTTTGGCGAGACCGCTCCCTCCGAGCTGGATATGCGCTCCGCCGGCGTGGGCGAGATTTGCCAGGCCGCCTTCAACCCCGGCAACCCCAACTACGACGCCTTTGACCGCCTCCGCGCCACCCGCTTCATCGAGCATATGGTCCGCGGCTCCAACTGGACGGCCATGGCCCTCCACGGTGGCGGAAACCAGGAGGCTTCCACCGTCATGGCCCGCGCCTACACCGACTGGAATCACCTTCAGGATATGGTCAAGGTGGCTACCGGCATCATCAAGGACCCCGATAAGTGCGATGAGTTGATCAGCGACATCGGCAAGCGGGAAGGCCGCATCTGCACCACCCTGGATCTGCCCAAGGCCGAGTAA
- a CDS encoding sigma 54-interacting transcriptional regulator, with translation MNEEALDLTVGVDGIKDGYRAILDTIFCSILVFDGNGQLIHCNCAARNFFHGLGIDPERAYFTRFEAFSEPMAERVDLISGKGRYIIELEGRQVVCNVHPWVIDGVRRGTIFILHESMHSNCIMQELDVTNSLLQEINIFVESSHDGILVTDSQGVVIRVNAAFERAFSVLRREVIGRNVTELIAEGLYLDSAALKVLETRETATVVLEQKGKRLIATGTPAFDICGSFTSVVVNIRDITELNDLQSRLEHQRMVAEGYIRELTFIQSRNAPGADFVVHSKEMQHIMDTIKTISQVDSTLLITGESGTGKEVIVNQVHRSSNRRDKPIIKINCGAIPASLFESELFGYEDGAFTGARRRGKAGFFELANEGTLFLDEIGELDLDLQVKLLRVIQEGEVTRIGGTKTLHVDVRIIAATNRDLWQQVQEGKFRQDLYYRLNVINIEVPPLRERRDDVIPLAVHFIEKYNQKYSKHKELSMELGKILRSLDWLGNIRELENLIENMVVLVQRDVLYPEDLPPRYRQSGAEVSACQVTVHGIMPLKEAIQQVESQLLCHAQEKYTTTREIAKVLGVDQSTVSRKMGTLLHR, from the coding sequence ATGAACGAGGAGGCATTGGATCTTACCGTAGGTGTTGACGGGATCAAAGATGGCTACCGGGCAATTCTTGACACCATTTTTTGCAGCATTCTTGTGTTTGACGGCAATGGACAACTGATCCACTGCAACTGCGCCGCCCGGAATTTTTTCCATGGACTGGGCATTGATCCGGAGCGCGCGTATTTTACCCGTTTTGAGGCCTTTTCCGAGCCGATGGCAGAGCGGGTGGACCTCATCAGCGGGAAGGGCCGCTACATCATCGAGCTGGAGGGGAGGCAGGTGGTCTGCAACGTCCACCCGTGGGTGATCGACGGGGTCCGGCGGGGCACCATTTTTATCCTGCACGAATCCATGCACTCCAACTGCATCATGCAGGAGCTGGACGTGACCAACAGCCTGCTTCAGGAGATCAACATCTTCGTAGAGTCCTCTCACGACGGCATTTTGGTCACCGACAGCCAAGGCGTCGTTATCCGGGTCAACGCCGCTTTTGAGCGGGCTTTTTCAGTCCTCCGGCGGGAGGTCATTGGCCGGAACGTCACGGAGCTCATCGCCGAGGGCCTGTACCTGGATTCGGCGGCCCTCAAGGTCCTGGAGACCAGGGAGACCGCCACCGTGGTCCTGGAGCAGAAGGGGAAACGGCTCATTGCCACCGGTACCCCCGCCTTCGACATCTGCGGCAGCTTCACCTCCGTGGTGGTAAACATTCGGGACATCACCGAGCTAAACGACCTGCAAAGCCGTCTGGAGCACCAGCGCATGGTGGCGGAGGGCTACATACGGGAGCTGACCTTCATCCAGAGCCGGAATGCCCCCGGTGCGGATTTCGTGGTCCACAGCAAGGAAATGCAGCATATCATGGACACCATCAAGACCATCTCCCAGGTAGATTCCACGCTGCTCATCACCGGAGAGTCGGGCACCGGCAAGGAAGTCATTGTCAACCAGGTCCACCGCTCCAGTAACCGCCGGGACAAGCCCATCATCAAGATCAACTGCGGGGCCATCCCCGCGTCCCTGTTTGAGTCAGAGCTGTTCGGGTATGAGGACGGGGCCTTTACCGGCGCCCGCCGCCGGGGGAAAGCCGGCTTTTTTGAGCTGGCCAATGAGGGCACCCTGTTCCTGGACGAGATCGGAGAGCTGGACCTGGACCTGCAGGTCAAGCTGCTGCGGGTCATCCAGGAGGGAGAGGTCACCCGGATCGGCGGCACCAAGACGCTTCATGTGGACGTGCGCATCATTGCAGCCACCAACCGGGACCTCTGGCAGCAGGTCCAGGAGGGCAAATTCCGGCAGGACCTCTATTACCGGCTCAACGTGATCAACATCGAGGTGCCGCCCCTGCGGGAGCGGCGGGACGATGTCATCCCCCTGGCCGTCCACTTTATCGAGAAGTACAACCAAAAGTACAGCAAGCACAAGGAGCTGTCCATGGAGTTGGGCAAGATCCTGCGCTCCCTGGACTGGCTGGGCAATATCCGCGAGCTGGAAAACCTGATCGAAAACATGGTGGTGCTGGTCCAGCGGGACGTGCTCTACCCGGAGGACCTGCCGCCCCGCTACCGGCAGTCCGGCGCCGAGGTCAGCGCCTGCCAGGTCACGGTCCACGGCATCATGCCGCTGAAGGAGGCCATCCAGCAGGTGGAGAGTCAGCTCCTCTGCCACGCCCAGGAAAAATACACCACCACCCGGGAGATCGCCAAGGTCCTCGGCGTGGACCAATCCACCGTCTCCCGCAAGATGGGAACGCTCCTGCATCGCTGA
- a CDS encoding riboflavin synthase yields the protein MFTGIVEEMGVIRAIRRGARSAVLSIGAAAVLSDLKLGDSVAVNGVCLTASGLDDTGFTADVMHETLDRSSLGSLTVGSRVNLERAMAAGGRFGGHIVSGHIDGTGRLAALRRDDNAVWYTVEAAPSLLRYVVEKGSITMDGVSLTVARVEADRFSVSLIPHTAAVTVLGRKRPGDVVNLETDVIGKYVEKLLLPRPKAETDPPAGGITLDFLARNGF from the coding sequence CTGTTTACGGGAATCGTTGAGGAGATGGGCGTAATCCGCGCCATCCGGCGGGGGGCCCGCTCGGCGGTGCTCTCCATCGGCGCGGCGGCGGTGCTCTCCGACCTGAAGCTGGGGGACAGCGTGGCGGTGAACGGCGTCTGCCTGACCGCCTCCGGTCTGGATGACACAGGCTTCACCGCCGACGTCATGCACGAGACCCTGGACCGCTCCTCCCTGGGGAGCCTGACCGTCGGCAGCCGGGTGAACCTGGAGCGGGCCATGGCGGCGGGGGGCCGCTTCGGGGGGCACATCGTCTCCGGTCATATCGACGGCACCGGCCGCCTGGCCGCCCTCCGACGGGACGACAACGCCGTGTGGTACACGGTGGAGGCCGCCCCTTCCCTGCTGCGGTACGTGGTAGAGAAGGGCTCCATCACCATGGACGGCGTCAGTCTGACGGTGGCCCGGGTGGAGGCGGACCGCTTCTCCGTCTCCCTCATCCCCCACACCGCCGCCGTCACCGTGCTGGGGCGCAAGCGCCCCGGCGACGTGGTCAATCTGGAGACGGATGTGATCGGCAAATATGTGGAAAAGCTGCTGCTACCCCGGCCGAAGGCCGAAACGGACCCGCCTGCCGGCGGCATCACCCTGGACTTTTTAGCCCGAAATGGATTCTAA
- the ribH gene encoding 6,7-dimethyl-8-ribityllumazine synthase, with translation MNIYEGKLVSEGIKVGVVCARFNEFIVSKLLSGCEDALLRHGVDAADISVAWVPGAFEIPLIASKLAQSGKYDAVIALGAVIRGSTSHYDYVCSEVSKGLAQASLSSGVPVLFGVLTTDTIEQAIERAGTKAGNKGAECAQGAIEMVNLIRALER, from the coding sequence ATGAACATCTACGAGGGCAAGCTGGTATCCGAAGGCATCAAGGTGGGCGTGGTGTGCGCCCGGTTCAACGAATTCATCGTCTCCAAGCTGCTCAGCGGCTGCGAGGACGCCCTGCTGCGCCACGGCGTGGACGCCGCGGACATCTCAGTGGCCTGGGTGCCGGGCGCCTTTGAGATCCCGCTGATCGCCTCCAAGCTGGCCCAGAGCGGCAAGTACGACGCCGTCATCGCCCTGGGCGCCGTCATCCGGGGCTCCACCAGCCACTATGACTACGTGTGCAGCGAGGTCTCCAAGGGCCTTGCCCAGGCCTCCCTGAGCAGCGGGGTCCCCGTGCTGTTCGGGGTGCTCACCACCGACACCATCGAGCAGGCCATCGAGCGCGCCGGTACTAAGGCCGGAAATAAGGGCGCCGAGTGCGCGCAGGGGGCCATCGAGATGGTCAATCTGATCCGCGCGCTGGAGCGGTAA